The Amblyomma americanum isolate KBUSLIRL-KWMA chromosome 6, ASM5285725v1, whole genome shotgun sequence genome has a window encoding:
- the LOC144093881 gene encoding uncharacterized protein LOC144093881, with product MNVSPSLMPSAPAEEAQSRLRMAVQRSVVVVVSLSFMVAACAAQLPTGCPPVDHKNANATVLRNPFDCSTFYICSHGTPKLFNCSGDLVFNDKLKVCDYPDRADCVPLQPTAEPAPAEVVTTKVVVTKIVKEIFKPEDVSVASATVKNEVTEAEVQPTTARPAVVDADVSVDDVLSKPAGAVDGSQPAVVNADVDALDVNSAVEPVANSADDAADSGLLGHVADADVDLGVL from the exons ATGAACGTTTCCCCTTCTCTTATGCCAAGTGCCCCTGCTGAAGAAGCTCAGTCAA GACTcaggatggcggtgcaacgaagtgTGGTCGTCGTCGTCAGCCTGTCCTTCATGGTGGCCGCGTGCGCTGCGCAGTTGCCCACGGGCTGCCCACCCGTAGACCACAAGAACGCCAACGCCACGGTTCTCCGGAACCCTTTCGACTGCTCCACGTTCTACATATGCAGCCAC GGCACGCCCAAGCTGTTCAACTGCTCCGGTGACCTGGTCTTCAATGACAAACTGAAGGTGTGCGACTACCCGGACAGAGCTGACTGCGTCCCGCTGCAGCCGACGGCCGAACCGGCGCCGGCCGAAGTGGTCACCACCAAGGTCGTGGTTACGAAGATAGTCAAGGAGATCTTCAAGCCTGAAGACGTCAGCGTCGCCTCGGCAACCGTAAAGAACGAAGTGACTGAGGCCGAAGTCCAACCTACCACGGCCAGACCCGCTGTTGTGGATGCTGATGTCTCGGTGGACGACGTGCTCTCAAAGCCGGCTGGGGCCGTCGATGGCTCGCAGCCAGCCGTTGTCAACGCCGACGTCGACGCCTTAGATGTTAACTCGGCTGTGGAGCCAGTCGCTAACTCCGCTGACGACGCTGCCGACTCAGGACTCTTGGGACACGTGGCTGACGCTGATGTCGACTTGGGTGTACTGTGA